AGTCGATAGAGCGCATGCAGCACGAGGAATTCCCAAGACTTGCCTCTCCCAAGACTTGCCTCGCGGGGGTCAGCTCCGGCACTAATAACTCCAAGCTTCCGCAGCTCGCAAGGAGAACAGCCGGTGATATAGCTGTGATGTCAAGCGGTGTCTTTGACCCCTTACCACATTCAAATCCAGAACTCGTCATCAGACGCACACCCTTCTTCCAAAATCTGGATAAGAAAATTGTCAAAGCGAGTCTCTTTTATAACCTATCCTAGGCAATGCCGCGACCAAAGAAACTTGAGACGCTGAACCCCGTCATAGCGCTGGAATATGACTCCTTTTCATTTCCCATTTTACCATTTTTTCTTACTCCCGCCTACACCTATACGTTGGTAAAGAAGAAGCTTGGCTGGCCGGGCAGGGCAGCTTCGGCAACAGGAGCAGtgacctccacctccgcacCATTGGCAGTCAGGTCCTTGCCCTGCTTGCTTCCCTCCTGCACGGCAACGATCTGGACTGACTCGAGACCGGCAGCGCGCTTGAGACCTGGGACCATGGCCTAGAAATGAATTGTTAGTTACCTTATCTTTCTTCCTAAACAGAACGAGGGGTTACTCACCAAAAgagtcttcttctcatcaaacGCCAGCTTGCGCTCCAGCACAGCGCTGGCAGGCTCGCCATCTCTCAGACGCTTCTTCAGGGCCTGCACAAAAGGCATAGCCTTCTTCATCTCGCCCATCTTGCCGATGCGGCCGTTGAGCTCCTTGTCGTCAATCTTTTGGCTGTTGGTAGCCGGATCCCAGACCTCCTTCAGCAGCTCAATGTACTTGGCCTGCCACGTGGGGAAGTCCTCAGTCAAGAAAATTGtgagcttcttgggcttcttggggTCAAAGTCACTTTGTCTGCCCTTGGCCATCTTCTTGAGCTGAGAAGCTTCAGCAgagttgatgttggaggaCGTCTGGCGGACGTACTCGCGGGCCGCCGTGAGGCCAGCGTCCGAAGCAGGCACGTCAGGCCACCTGGCGAACTGGATGGAAGTCTTCTCGCCGAGAATCTCTTGCCAAACGAAGTCGGCCCAGTGAGGGGCAATGGGGGTGAGCAGAAGAGCCTGGAGTCTGATGTACTTGAACACGAGGTCCTTGTGAAGAGGAATGCCGGCAGCGGTGCAGGCCTCACGGTAGGTGTCACGGGCGTTGAGGAAGTCGTAGTGGCCGGCCTTGAGGGCAAGCTTGTACGAGGTATCCTCGTagtgcttcttggcctcagCAACCAGGGCGTTCATCTCGTTGTCGAACAAGACGTCCTGGAAGTCGTTGAGCTCACCAGTTCTCAGATTCTCGTCCTTGACAGTCTCCTCGATCCACTCCTTGTTGGTATAGAATCGGAGAATGGTGTTGTCGGCAACATCCTCGACGAAGTTGGAATCGGCAATGGTATCGCCAGCATCGGCAAGAGCCACACGGGCGGCATCGGCACCGTACTTCTTGACGACGTCATCCAAAGTCATGAAGTTGCCAGTGGACTTGGCCATCTTGGCACCGTtgagctggagatggccgTTGGCACGGACGGACTTGGGCCAGAACTCGcgggggaagagggcgatATGGTTGTAGAGCCAGAAGGTGAGATGGTTGGGAATCAAGTCCTTACCGCTGACACGGAGGTCAAGAGGGTAGAAGTACTCGAAATCTCTGCGCATCCCCTGAAGGGTCTCCTTGGGGATACCGGACTTGGTAACGAGCTCATCAGTCAACTGTGTCCTGGCAAAGACATAGTCCCAGACCTCATCAATCATCTGCTCAGGGGCAATCTTCCCCTTGCCCTGCTCGCGGCCGAACAAGTCGGTGTGAAGCCATGGCACAAGAGTGTAGTAGGCCATGTAGATCGTAGAATCACTCAAACTCTCCACAAGGAAGGTGGGATCCCAAGGAAGCTTGGAGCCCAGGCCATAGGTTCTCGCGCAAGCCCACTGCTTCAGCCAGTTAAGCACTCCCTTGAAGGCATGCTGAGTGTCAGGAGAGTAGGTCTCGAGacccttgccatccttgtTCTCGACATAGTCATAGGCAATAGTGCGCCATGAGTCCTCGCCATAGTCAATGTACCACTGGTCCATGAGAGCAACAGTGCACTCATCACCGGATCTGGACACGACCTTGTTCTCGGGCTCGGAGTAGGCAAAAGCCTCACCAGCCTTGATCAGCTGCTCTCTGACCTTGGGCTTGGCAGCCTCAACCTTCTCGCCTGCAAACTCGCCGACCTTCATGACACCCTGGTAGAAGCCCTCCTTGTACGCaagctccttggcctccagAAGCTGCTTGGCATCCTTGGGAGAGGCAATCTTGAGCTTCTTAACGAGGTAGGGAGCCAGAAGATCGGAGGTAGGGGTCTGAATGATGGGGATAATCTCCAGCTCAGCCCACTCCTTCTTGATGCCGTAGAAGTCGGCCTTCTTAGCAAGCTCAGTAACCATAGCATAATCATCTGGGGAGTCGGACGGCACGGATGTGACCACACCGGTACCCTTGGTAGCAAGGACAGACTCCATGGGCAAAACGCGAACCTCCTTGTGGAAAGACAGAGGAGCATTTACGACGGTTCCGATAAGGTCAGAGCCCAAGACATCGGCGGCCTTTTCAGGAAcgccctccttctcgaagATGCCCTGGTACGCCATGTTTCTGGCAGCACGCTCGGTGATGACAAAGTACTCCTTTTCAGAAGCCTTATACAAACCGTAGGTGATGCTGGGGCCGACAAAGCAGCAGGTTTGACCATACATGGTCTCGGCTCTGAGGGTAGCAGGCACAAAGTACACCTTGGCGTCCTCGGGAATCTTGCCTTTGACAGCCTCGGCGGCCTTGGGAGCCCACTCAACGACCTTAAGCTTGAGAGCAGTGTACTCCTGAGGGAGgacaccctcaccttcactTCGGTCGTGGTCCATGCAGGGCTGGCCGTCCTTGATGGAGTAGATTGTGTAACGCTTGCCGAACTTgatcttctcgagctccttcAAGCGGACCATTTGCCACCTGACGAAGGCATCGTAGTAGGGGTTCGCATCGGTCGTTACGAACTGACGTCTCCAGTCGATACGGGCACCAAAGTTGGTGAGATCCTTCTTGCACTCTGGTGGGAAGAACTGGAGCCAGTACTGAGGGTCGGCGAAGTGGTGAATCTCCTCCAGCGGGATGCCGACAGAGTTGAGGATCTGGAACTGATACTTGGCCTTGACGGTCTTCGCCGCagccttgcccttcttggcaTTGAACTTGGACAAGTCGTCCTTTGGCCCCTTGGCAGCGACAGgagcctcctcaacctcgtcctcctccttgtaGTTCTCGAAATCACGACCGAACATTTGGACTTCCTTCACGAGCTTGTCGGCGGA
The window above is part of the Podospora bellae-mahoneyi strain CBS 112042 chromosome 3, whole genome shotgun sequence genome. Proteins encoded here:
- the CDC60 gene encoding cytosolic leucyl tRNA synthetase (BUSCO:EOG092601KZ; COG:J; EggNog:ENOG503NUN2), yielding MADTTLPKAMETLAVSSKTKELRGTEKRDALIEIEKRYQQKWEEDHVFEVDAPSIDEFPLESITADELREKFPKFFGTIAYPYMNGRLHAGHAFSFSKIEFHAGYARMQGKRTLFPLGYHCTGLPIKASADKLVKEVQMFGRDFENYKEEDEVEEAPVAAKGPKDDLSKFNAKKGKAAAKTVKAKYQFQILNSVGIPLEEIHHFADPQYWLQFFPPECKKDLTNFGARIDWRRQFVTTDANPYYDAFVRWQMVRLKELEKIKFGKRYTIYSIKDGQPCMDHDRSEGEGVLPQEYTALKLKVVEWAPKAAEAVKGKIPEDAKVYFVPATLRAETMYGQTCCFVGPSITYGLYKASEKEYFVITERAARNMAYQGIFEKEGVPEKAADVLGSDLIGTVVNAPLSFHKEVRVLPMESVLATKGTGVVTSVPSDSPDDYAMVTELAKKADFYGIKKEWAELEIIPIIQTPTSDLLAPYLVKKLKIASPKDAKQLLEAKELAYKEGFYQGVMKVGEFAGEKVEAAKPKVREQLIKAGEAFAYSEPENKVVSRSGDECTVALMDQWYIDYGEDSWRTIAYDYVENKDGKGLETYSPDTQHAFKGVLNWLKQWACARTYGLGSKLPWDPTFLVESLSDSTIYMAYYTLVPWLHTDLFGREQGKGKIAPEQMIDEVWDYVFARTQLTDELVTKSGIPKETLQGMRRDFEYFYPLDLRVSGKDLIPNHLTFWLYNHIALFPREFWPKSVRANGHLQLNGAKMAKSTGNFMTLDDVVKKYGADAARVALADAGDTIADSNFVEDVADNTILRFYTNKEWIEETVKDENLRTGELNDFQDVLFDNEMNALVAEAKKHYEDTSYKLALKAGHYDFLNARDTYREACTAAGIPLHKDLVFKYIRLQALLLTPIAPHWADFVWQEILGEKTSIQFARWPDVPASDAGLTAAREYVRQTSSNINSAEASQLKKMAKGRQSDFDPKKPKKLTIFLTEDFPTWQAKYIELLKEVWDPATNSQKIDDKELNGRIGKMGEMKKAMPFVQALKKRLRDGEPASAVLERKLAFDEKKTLLAMVPGLKRAAGLESVQIVAVQEGSKQGKDLTANGAEVEVTAPVAEAALPGQPSFFFTNV